TGTGTCGATGAAGGCGATTTACTGATAGACAAGCAACTGAGTGGGATTTACTACTATAAAAACTCTTATTGGCCCTCGCATATATAAGTAATAAATGCATGGTTTGATTACCTGCTCGTAATACTACATTCTCCCAAATAAATAGTTTACATATAAACGCGCGGCTAAACTTCACTTCGTTACTTGAAATGCCAATAATAACACATAACATAGAGTACAAAATCGGAATAGAAACGCCGACTGAAGAAACACTTTCAATGGCCGAAATACCATTCTTCCGTTTATCGTATTCAACGGTATCCTCTTGAAATAAGTTCCTTTTCTAAACTATGCCAGAAATAACGCACGACTTCCACATCCttaaatcttttatttttgtcaAGTTCGACCTTTTCTACATTCCATTGCTGCACGTGTTGTGGTACAGAATCACCGGCAAAGTGGAAATAGTAGCCTTTGCAGCGTTGAAATAATTCCTGTGGCGAATTCCACTGATAGTTATTAAACTGCCACGTATGACCAGTAGTGAAGATAGCGACAACTCTGTCCCAATATTCTGGCTTAGTAAACATCCTAGTGTTATCGACTATAATAAATCTAATTGGTCTTGATATACGTTCGAAGTTTTTCTCTATGTTAACTAATCCGTTTGGCACTGACGGTAAGTTACGAGGATTCACGTATTTTGACTCCAGCAGGAACTGTTTTATATTTGCAACAGTTAAAATTGATGACGCAGCCGAAGGAATCAAAATAATTGGATCTTTGCGAGGGCCACCTGATGAACCATTTGTTTTGGAAATACGACCGTGCGCGCCCTTATGACCGGGAGGCAATTTAGATCCTCGTAAAGATCCTTTGATCGACTGTACTAATTTTAGTTCTGCATCTTTTATTAGATAACCAAAGTTGATCGGCTTAGCACCACGCAATGCAGAGTTGTGGTCCACCAATATACGTTCATGTTTCATTGTTTCCACCACAACTGGATCGGAAACTTCACTATCATTTTCAAGAGATGCTGAAGTGGTTGATTTTACAGTCGACAATTCACCAGCCaaagttttattttctatatCTACTTTATCGGATGTCTCGCCTTTCTGACCGGGTGCTTTCAGATATTGGGATGATTCCGTATTGCCAGACAACCAATTTATTAAATCAGTTCTTTGTAAAAATGAAACATTAGTCAATTGTTTATTCTGACAGTCTGCTAGATAGTCTGCGGCACTTGAGTCCTTATTCATCCAACAATGAACAATTATTCGTAACTGTACCAATGAACCATCAATCTCAATTTCCGTTTCTTCATTCAATGGAAAACTATCTTGGGTACTACCATCACTGGATAGAGTTTCTACCATGGTTGCTTTCGTAATATCATCAGTAGACTGTCcctcattattttttagaACCAGTTTATCGCCGTTCTTTAAGTGTTCTCTCAGTCTGTCTAATGAGTTCGccataattttttcaccaGTTTCTTGCTCaaattattattcttttaacGCCCCGAATTAAGAAACAGCCTGTTTTGGAAACgcaatttgaaaaagggtGGAATATTCGTTGAAGTACTTGTTTTAAACCTGTCCAATCGAAATTTTCATCCTTATGCTTTGAGAACAATATTGCGTTGCCGGTTAACCGTCTCGGTGTTCGAtgagttgaaaaattatacaCTAAAAAGATACATACTATTCAAAGTTGTAAAAGAGACTCTTAGCTAAGGGAAGTATTAACAATAATCATTCACTTTATACTTTACATCGCAATTgctttcattaatttttgataaatggccaaaaaaacgaaaaataaCTCAAAAAGTTCAACTCCAGTGAATGATGTACCAACAACTGCTggcaaaaagaaagcaaaaggaaaaaagggaCAAGAACCAGAGCCAGAAGATGACAAAAGGGCCAAGCAACAAAGTAATAGAGCAAAAGTGACATCCACAGCAAGCTGGACAGGTAAATTGCCTCATACAATCTTACACGAAACATGTCAGAAACGAAAATGGAATAAGGTAGAGTATGATATGAAGAAAATCGGTGATAAAGGTTTCATTGCAATTGCAGTTTTGTCATTCACTGACCCAAAGACAAAAGAAACATTGACTGCAAGAATGAACGATCCAACCTATGACAAAGCTTCAGGAAAAGGCCTTGTAATTCCTCAAGAAACTCCAATTGAAGCTAGACACATGGCCTCCACTATTGCGCTATATCGCATTGCATACAACACCAACCTGCACATGATGCTTCCGCCAAACCATAGAAAAACATGGTATGCCCTCGACGATTTTCGAAAAGATAACCTGAAAACAGACGAAAAGCGTATAAACAAACTATTTGATCTTGATCCCTTCAAGACAATGGTGGAAGACAGAAAGCTCAAAGCCCAACgtgaaaaagaacaagtgGCCCAGAATAATCAAGCACAGAAAGAACAAGTTGCACGAACCATTTTATCTAGCCATGGTggaatttcttcttctggaAAGGACAGGCAAGAGAGAAAAGTAGCATCTCATAAAAACTCACATAATCCTTCATTAGTGCGGTTTCCAAAAAAGGTTTGGGAAAATTCTATATTTGTTGACCTTGATGAATCGTCTAGACAACTGATAGAAACTTcattgaaagagaaaattgaTTGGCaagctaaaaaaattagcCATAAAAATGAGACAATTGCTGAAAATCGGGAAGATCTCAAGGCAAAATTATTAACTCTACAATTTAGACCAAAACACGTAGAGGAAGCCATGCTTTATAAAGATCCATTGTCTTTCTTATTGTTTAACTTACCGGAAGATGATTTACCaccattttttcataaaaagaaaggtgATACAAAAAACAAGGTTGAAATAACAAACCTACCGTTATCAACTAGAATGATCGTTGAGCGTTTAACAGAAATTGGTGTCTCTTCAGATGAAGCCTTATTGGCTTTACAACAAAACGAtatgaatgaaaatgaagcGGCCGGGTTCTTGACGAGGGAAATTTTACCAACTTTAAATAGCAATACGAATGAACCTGTATCAGAAACTGAATCTATAGAATGTTGGAACCAAGAGCTAGAGAGCCTAGAGAGCATTTATGAGGGCTGCGTGATGGACGCCAAGGAAGATTCACACTACACGCTCAatttaattgaaaaactcaaaataaaattgaaagtaTATAGAACCAAAAATTATCCTGCATCATTACCTGGTATTGTAGTTTCAAcctttgataaaaattaCAAGCTACCTGATTATATTAAGAAACAAATATTAACCAGGTTACTGCATTATCTCCAGGAAGGAAATCTAATAGGCGATATGTTAGTATATCATATTTATGAATGGTTGAAAGAGAATATATCTAAGATAATTGACAACCCTGGCCCATTAATTCCAGATTCAGATTCGAAAGGTgcaataaacaaaagaaacattTCAAACGGTAAGAGAAGTATAAATAATTCTAGTTCGAGAAAATTCACAAAAACCACCATTTCTGAAGACACGCTCTCTGTCCTAAGGGAAGAGTACACAAAAAGGATCAAAAGTTCTGAATACAAAAGTATGCAGTTAGTTAGAGAACAACTGCCTGCCTGGAAGAAGCAAAAGGTTATTATAGATATCATCAATAAAAACGAAGTTGTATTGATTACTGGTGAAACAGGTTCGGGTAAATCCACTCAGGTCGTTCAGTTTATACTAGATTTCTTacagaaggaaaaaggagATTTCGGTAAGACTAAAATCGTATGTACGCAACCCAGAAGAATCTCGGCTATTGGGCTTGCTGAACGTGTTTCTGATGAACGCTGTGTAACTTGTGGGGAAGAGGTAGGTTACGTAATAAGAGGTGTCAATAAAACCAAAGCTTCCACACGTATCAAGTTCATGACCACAGGTGTTCTTGTTAGGTTGTTACAGAATGCTAGAACTATGTTAGAAAACAcaattgttgttattgatgaagttCATGAACGTTCTATTGATACTGACTTGATAGTGacattgatgaaaaatctCTTACATAGAGTTCGCGGCATGAAAATTGTTTTAATGAGTGCTACTGTTAACGTTGacttgttcaaaaaattctttccgGGGCTAGCAACATGTCACATAGAAGGACGCACTTTCCCCATCACTGATTACTTCTTGGAAGACATTCTTAGTGACCTTGACTTCAAGATCAAGAGAGAGAAGGCTTTGTCTTATGATGATGATAGCGTtgatgaaagaaataatgaCGACCAATATTTGAAGCCGAGAGCAGATTCTAAGTTTTTTACATCTGGGCAAATCAATTATGATTTGCTTTGTCAAGTGGTTGAATATGTACATAAACGCCTGAAAGCTGCTAATGACAACGGATCTATTATCGTTTTTTTGCCTGGTGTGGGAGAGATTAATAAGTGCTGCAATTTGCTAGCTAATAAATCAAATGAAGCAGATTTTATGGTTCTACCCTTGCACTCCGCTCTAACTCCTGAAGACCAAAAAAGGgtgttcaaaaaatatcatgggaaaaggaaagttGTTGTATCCACAAATATTGCTGAAACATCTATTACTATAGATGACTGTGTTGCAACTATTGACACAGGCCGTGCCAAATCGATGTTCTATAATCCAAAGGATAATACTACAAAACTAATTGAGTCGtttatttcaaaagctgAAGTTAAACAACGTAGAGGTCGTGCTGGTAGAGTACGTGAAGGTTTATCTTACAAATTattttctaaaaatttataCGAAAACGACATGATATCAATGCCAATTCcagaaatcaaaagaatcCCGTTGGAATCCCTTTATTTATCTGTTAAGGCTATGGGTATAAAGGACGTTAAAGCGTTTTTGAGCACAGCTTTGGATGCCCCTCCTTTACCAGCTCTGCAAAAGGcagaaagaatattaacaACGATAGGACTTGTTGATGAGTCCGACAAGTCACTCACACAGCTAGGTCAATTTATTAGCCTGATGCCTGTCATGGATAGTAAGCATGGTAAATTACTAATATACGGCATTCTGTTTGGCTGTACGGACATTTCTGTTTTACTTGTCTCGATACTCGGTATTGGAGTTTTGCCTTTCATCGGAGGTTTTGAAAATAGggaaaagataaaaaaactgCTATGTAAATATGAAAGTCGTGGGGATTTATTTGCAGTATTGGAAATTGTCAGAGATTacttcaaaatcaaagattCGAGCATCAAAAGGAAATATTTGAGAGACAATTTACTTTcctataataaaattaatgaaattaAGTCATCAACAGCCCAATATTATTCTATTTTGAAAGATGTAGGCTTTCTACCAATGGACTATAAAGTTGGAAGCATTTCTGATTTGAATAGGAACGAGCGAAATTTTGATATCCTAAGGGCCATTCTCACGGGTGCGTTTTATCCACACATAGCCAGGGTGCAACTACCAGATGTAAAGTATCTATCAACAAGTTCCGGTGctgttgaaaaagatcCTGAAGCCAAAATGATCAAATACTGGATTCGAAGCGAAGAGTATCAGGACAAATTAGAAGAATATAAGACGAAAATTTCGCAAGAGACGCAAAAGGTTGATTTGGAAGATTTACCGTTACCTGCTACTAGGGCATTCATTCATCCAAGTTCAGTCTTATTTTCAACCAATTCAGTAAACTTGGAAGACGCTAAGTTACTCTCTGAGGTGGATGGTCCAATATCCCGTCAATCCAAAATACCAACCGTTGTAAAATACccatttgttttgtttacCACGTCTCAAGTTACTAATAAGTTGTATTTGAGGGACTTAACCCCAACTACTACATTATCATTACTATTATTCGGAGGGGCAATCTCTTATGACATTGGAGGTACTATTCATTCACCGGGCATCGTTGTCGACAACTGGCTCCCAATTAGAACCTGGTGTAAGAATGGTGTTTTAATCAAGGAACTGAGAACACAACTTGATGAGGCCATAAGGAAAAAGTTAGAAAGTCCCGATTATGCTAAAAAATCTCAAATTGATAATTCTGGTGCTGATAAAACTctaaaaattgttgaaaaaattatagCTTCCGAACAATAGTAATCAGTTCCTACTGTAGTCCCTGTATAATAattatcatcttcattttcgaaaaggaatttttttaacataTAGAAGTGTCAAAGTATAAAACACTAACAAAAATCTAAGAGATTATTGCGACTGCGTGTTTTTCTCTTTGCTGAATCAGGGCTAGAATCCCGTAAACTACATAGCACATTGTCTTTGccatattttaaaaattttgtggCGCCgtcaaaataaaaaaaaaatactgaaGGATGCGAGGTTCGAACTCGCGCGGACAACCGTCCAACAGATCTTAAGTCTGCCGCCTTAGACCACTCGGCCAACCCTCCGTCGATAATACAACAACAAGGAAATACAGGATACGAACACCATCCAGTTTAACTTGATTAATCTTTACGCATGCATATTGCTAcatcttttttattctGCAATATACATCTGTTTATATCTCATTAATGTTGGTAAGCctctgaaaaatttatcaaatacTAGTACAATTGTTTACCAACATCATTTTCGTTGCTAGAAAATTACTATACACCGTTAAGAAAAGACATAAATCATGAGACTAATAGAACAACACTAGGGATTAGCCAATTTAATGGGAGCTGAAATGCAGGGATTAATTATGCAATTACAAAATGAATGGTATCGTttgaaatgaaagaagaaacacTAATATTATAACATAGAAATATCGATTTCTTCCTGCGAATTCCCATGTCCTCGTTGAGAACTTCTAATATGTTTTGTATgcctaatattatagctttacaaaaaaatagaatcTCAACAATTATCCCACAATTCACTCATGTCATGCTGCCTCTCGcgtattttttcttgaaaccGATGCTAGTTTAGTTGTCTTTCGGCATCAgctctaattttttcaagaatagTATCTACAGAGTcaaatttcatcattcGGAGAATTCCGATGAATCGGCATCGTCAGAGAAGCTATATAAGAAGAGATAAACACATTTGAAAGATAGGATATACTTTGAAAGTGTTCTGGTGACCACTATATCACTTAAGTAATACCTAACAAAGCAATGGTACAAGAAATCGATTTAGGTTTGACATGTGATATGCATGTTCATGTAAGAGAGGGTGCGATGTGTGAACTAGTCACCCCCAAGATTAGAGATGGTGGGGTTTCAATTGCTTACATCATGCCAAATTTACAACCTCCAATTACCACACTAGATAGAGTGATTGAATACAAAAAGACACTGCAGAAACTAGCTCCTAAAACTACCTTCTTAATGAGTTTttatctttcaaaagacTTAACTCCAGATTTAATTCATGAAGCTGCCCAACAACATGCCATTCGTGGAGTAAAGTGTTATCCAGCGGGAGTAACAACAAATTCGGCTGCTGGGGTGGATCCAAATGACTTCAGCGCATTTTACCCAATTTTCAAGGCTATGCAAGAAGAGAACCTGGTATTAAATTTGCATGGGGAAAAACCTTCTGTCCATGATGGAGACAAAGAACCTATTCATGTATTGAATGCAGAGGAAGCCTTTTTGCCagccttgaaaaaattgcatAATGATTTCCCAAACCTGAAAATAATTCTGGAACACTGCACTAGCGAGTCGGCAATAAAGACAATCGAGGATATAAATAAGAACGTGAAGAAAGCCACTGACGTAAAGGTTGCTGCCACATTAACGGCTCATCACTTATTTTTAACAATTGATGATTGGGCCGGAAATCCGGTAAATTTTTGCAAACCTGTTGCGAAACTTCCAAATGACAAAAAGGCTCTAGTCAAAGCTGCTGTATCAGGGAAaccatattttttctttggatcTGATTCAGCACCTCATCCTGTACAAAATAAGGCCAATTACGAGGGTGTTTGCGCAGGAGTTTACTCACAATCTTTTGCGATCCCTTATATCGCCcaagtttttgaagagCAAAATGCCTTGGAGAACTTAAAGGGCTTTGTTTCCGACTTCGGAATTTCCTTTTATGAGGTTAAAGATAGCGAAGTGGCTTCTTCAGATAAGGcaatattattcaaaaaagaacaagttATCCCTCAGGTTATCAGCGATGGCAAAGACATAAGCATCATCCCATTTAAAGCAGGTGATAAACTAAGTTGGTCGGTGAGATGGGAACCTCGTTAATATGCAACAATATGTAGGCTCATTTGAGAGTATAGAccatatatacatatttatgGGAAAAATAAACTTACCTTCCAATAGAAGTTATAGATGCCATCATCATGCCTATTGTTATGGTCCGTATCTCTTTACAGAAGTTCACAGCCAAATGCGTTGATATggtatattttttctcttcagttttttatcaaaaaatgcCACAACCTTGATTTAATCTTGCATACTAACATCCACATCTTGAGCTTTTTGCTTTTCGTCATTgctttcttcctcatcactTTCACTACTATTATTCAGCACTCCAATCATCTTATTgtaaatttctttatctttcGCACTCAATTCATTTAAGGGCAAATTACCTGAGTTCTTCTCTTGCAGCCAAAAGAAGTACCTTTCGTTGGatgaaaaaactaaagCAAATATTCTGCCACTTTTACTGGATTTTATTGGAACCCACATGGTCTCTCCAGGAAttaaaatcaaagaaatagGATCAAGTTCCCTCCCGACCGGCTTTTCCGTTGGACGCCACTCGAAATCCCAAAATCCCaattcttcctcttcatttgGTTTGATCTCGATTTCACCCTGAACTGGAATTGGCGTACATAGACGTGAATCTTCGTTGTATTCACAAACACCAGCCCTGAATTTAATTACAGTTGAACTCATACTCATCAACActcttttaaaatttatAAGTCAACCAGCACTTAGGTAGTTTTCTGGCACCCTTATAGAACCTAATCTACTGGTCATAGTAGAGTATTTAGTAGCAAAGCTTTCGCCACCTCGCGAATAATATATCACGAAATACGGAGGAATTTTAACTGAAATATATCAATAACGCATATCAAGGAGGGGATGACTTGATGagttgaaaataatataaatGGTTCAAGCAACCGTTTGTACACCACTCAGTCAATTATTGCTTCAATTGAAATTATAGAGGACCGAAGATTAGTCATATAAAACAGGggtctttttttctttaggGAGATTACTATTACAATGTCGCAACAGGATTCACAGCGCTGGCTGCCCACGGATCGGCTAATATATGGTGTGCTAGTCAAATCTTTCCTTCCCTTACAAAGGTATCCTGAGCTGGTATATGAAAACAGCAATTATGCGAACGTTTATGTGGGTGCAGAAGTTTACGTCTTCGAAGAATCTGTGGATAAGAAATGGTGTAGAGCGTACCAATGTTTACGACCCTTTCCTGAAGAATTCATATCGAATATGAACTCGGCGAATGATGTACTGCCAGACGTGAAACCGAAAGTAGTGATATTTCCTAGAAAATATGTTCATTTTGAAGCAGAAAAAGCCGTCAGCACAatgccatttttcaaagcacCTAGTGCTGAGGATTTTAAACCATTGATAAGTAAAGAATGTGAGTCCCGCTCCTTTTGTGACAGCCTATATGTTAGCTCTACTGATGATATATCAACTGGTAAACCAAGAAAGACACCGAGACCTCCGTTCCCCTTTTTCAGATACCAAAAGAGGTCCTTTAAGGACGAAATGGGTCCTATATTATCTCTTATTTCCTCGCATGTTTACTCTATGTATTCAATTGGCGAGTTTTCTATATATaggaaaatgataaaactTTATTATGATTTGGACACTATACGATTTAGATTGTCTATGAATTTAACCACAGAGGCTGAGAAAATAAATCTGATAAGAGCAGCAACATCCCTAAGAACTAAAATcgcaaaatttttgtcCTCCACATACAGGAAGAATAAACTAATTGCTAACTCTACTCCAAGAAACCCAGATCCTTATGGTTTCGAAGGAATTTTTGCCAGGGATATTGATACTGGCGAATTGCTCTCATACGAGATCGACAAATTAAGAACTTTAGTGTCATCGTCAATGCTTTGTGGTTTAACTAATAATTTTCCTACTGTACCTGTGGTAGAGTCCGATGATGAGTCCTCATCTAACGGACTATTCGGCACAGTTAGATCGAGCATTTTGGTTAACTTGAAAGATCTGGCATGGGATCCCTCTATATCAGATCCTAAATATCAAGATCTTTCTATTTGTGTATACTTGAGAACCAAAGACGAAGTTTTAACAGAGTCTTTTACCATGACGAAGTCGTCCAATATGGAATCAGCTCTAGATGAAATTCCTGCAATGTTattcaagaatattttggaaaCGATAGTccataaaaataaagtataCTTAGTAGTAGTGCTGAAGGAAACAATAGCAATTACAACAGAAACTGCTCCGGAAATTTCATCTTACAATATATCTACCGAAGAGTCAAGTTCACATTCCCCATTTTCTCCATTTAATTCATCGACTGAGAATAAGATTGACCACGTAAAAAAGGGCTTAGCTGCCGGAGTTATTAACATATCTCCGGTATTCAAGTTTTATAACGGCCTATCAGTTGCGAATAAAGCTCAGAGGTTTAACCTTTATCTTTATAGCTCCGATTCCTCGGATTCGCAAAACTTCAACTCTTCAAAGGATGCGGATTTAGGTTGGGGCGGGTTAATAAATAAGATAATAAAAGATTCTTCTGAAGGCGTTTCTGTGAACCCTAGGGCTGTTTCTTTATCGGTAACTGTAAAGGAAATTATAGGCAAACAAGAGGCGGAAAAAGTGCTCTCCACATCTTTAGTACCGATAAGATCTATTCCCACATACTTTTATGATACCATGTTTAGCCAAGCAGAAAGAATTTATCTGAACTTAGGTAGGGTGTCGCTTTATGGACTTCCTGCAGCTGATACAAATATAGAAAATGTTACCGTTCAAATATCCTGCAGGAATAAGGCCGtaaaattttgcaaaaataaGCTCGAAGAGAGATCTGGGGACTGGAAGTTTGTTTCAGTTCGTCCAAATGAGAGCATAGGCGAATCGATTAGAATAGAAGGGGTAGAGAACATGAACGAAGACGAGACATTAAGAGTATTGGTATATTTGAATGGATTTTTGATggcaaaatcaaatatacatatcaagaaaaagaacgaaATCATAGAATATAGAAAGGGTACCGTATTCCAAATAATGTCATCCAAATCAGTACCTCTAATTCATTTAGAGCTTGAAGCATCATATTTTGGTCGGAGATATAATATCAACCCTGCCATTACAAATTTCTTAGTTCTTCAAACCAAAAATGTTGAATTCGACCAGCAACTTAAAGAGCACTATTCAGTTACATTGAAGCAGCTGAATAACGTTTCTTTTAAAGATTTACTAAAGCATTTTGACACAATTTTAGCACACTATTTGTTACTTCTTGAATCGGTGAATGAAGCTACTGATAAAAAAGGCCCTTCTTCAAGTTTACCCAATATTGTATTCAGTGAATTCGTCAAGTTTTTAAATTTAATGTTAACACACCAAGAAAACTCTAGATATTGGTTTAATAGACTGTACAAAAAAGTCATGTCAAAGGAACTAGAATGTCCCAATGTTGCACCGATACTAATAAAACATATGACAACGATCTTTGATAGGAGTCATTCTTCTTGGACTAGAACAGGAACTGCAATCTGCCGAACCATCCTGTACATAATTGTGTTGGCAATCGGTTCGTCTCATTCTGATGAAATGCCTAATTTCAgtcattttttcagaagCTTGCACAAATTTTTAATGCTTGCTGATGAGCCAATAATGGCGGATCAAATTTTGTTAATAGAAAGTATTCCCTCTATGCTGGAGACAATGACCAATCACTGTAAGGTGGAAGACTTAGTTCGTTTTGCGATCGGACTGTTTGAATGTTGccaggaaaaagaaatgaatcAAAAAATGTACTCCAGGCCACTCTCAGTTcgagaagaagaatatttgaataCAAAGTTTAATTGCCTGTTGAAGTTAATTAACAAGAAGGTTTtgcaaaattatttaacCAATACGGAATCCGTAGATAAACTGAGGTTACAGTTTTTATCTAAAACCCTTGAGTGGTTACTTACGCCGTATACTCCAGGCGATGACAAATGTTTTCACGTAGAATCCTTACGCTTGGTTAATTCTGTTTTCATTACAATAATCGAAGATTACAAATTTGACATGCTACAAAGGAACTTGATAAGGTTACTACCATATTTGTGTAAGTCCTTCGTCCATTTAAGAAGGTACTGTAAGAAAGCACGTTTAATGAGGCCTCGAAGAGTTTTTACCATGCTTTTTCCCAGAGAAATTCCATGCAACTACATACCGGTTGATTCAATAGTGAATGATGAAGTAGTCGTAGAAGTTCTTCTAGAGCTTGCCATCATAATTTGTGAAATAACGAAAATTGCATCAAGCAGATTTCCATCATATCAATCTTTCAGCGAAATCATAAACTTGTGCGATAAAGACActctttttcaatcaaatttttattcaCGACAAATCACGAATGAAAATGTCTATACAATAACCAAaacagtttttttgttttttaaaCAAGATTGGTTCCCAGGAATGAAGTGGCTTGGCGTATCAGCGTTATTAGGAAGATCGTCTCTAATATTGCTTAGTTTATGCAAGGATTATATCatagaaaataattcaCCTTCTCCATCAAAGGAGTCTGAAAAGAGGGTTGACATGCGACTTTGGGCAGAATATGTAAAAGTCATACTACTAGTTTCAAACCATAAAAGTGCATCCTTGACTAAGTTAGCTATTACTCCACGTAAGGCCGTTTATTTGATATCGGGTGacctgaaaaaaatttcagcaTATATCCTAAATGAATGTTGGGATGCCCTAGCCACTGGGCACTATAATATCACTTATGCTAAAAAGTATGGATTAGGAGCCTTGAGTGATTGCCAATTTGAATTGTTTGTTCATaatc
Above is a genomic segment from Saccharomyces cerevisiae S288C chromosome XII, complete sequence containing:
- the DCK1 gene encoding guanine nucleotide exchange factor DCK1 (Dock family protein (Dedicator Of CytoKinesis), homolog of human DOCK1; upstream component for regulation through the small GTPase Rho5p; may form a complex with Lmo1p that acts as a GEF for Rho5p; interacts with Ino4p; cytoplasmic protein that relocates to mitochondria under oxidative stress; implicated in mitophagy; not an essential protein; DOCK proteins act as guanine nucleotide exchange factors), coding for MSQQDSQRWLPTDRLIYGVLVKSFLPLQRYPELVYENSNYANVYVGAEVYVFEESVDKKWCRAYQCLRPFPEEFISNMNSANDVLPDVKPKVVIFPRKYVHFEAEKAVSTMPFFKAPSAEDFKPLISKECESRSFCDSLYVSSTDDISTGKPRKTPRPPFPFFRYQKRSFKDEMGPILSLISSHVYSMYSIGEFSIYRKMIKLYYDLDTIRFRLSMNLTTEAEKINLIRAATSLRTKIAKFLSSTYRKNKLIANSTPRNPDPYGFEGIFARDIDTGELLSYEIDKLRTLVSSSMLCGLTNNFPTVPVVESDDESSSNGLFGTVRSSILVNLKDLAWDPSISDPKYQDLSICVYLRTKDEVLTESFTMTKSSNMESALDEIPAMLFKNILETIVHKNKVYLVVVLKETIAITTETAPEISSYNISTEESSSHSPFSPFNSSTENKIDHVKKGLAAGVINISPVFKFYNGLSVANKAQRFNLYLYSSDSSDSQNFNSSKDADLGWGGLINKIIKDSSEGVSVNPRAVSLSVTVKEIIGKQEAEKVLSTSLVPIRSIPTYFYDTMFSQAERIYLNLGRVSLYGLPAADTNIENVTVQISCRNKAVKFCKNKLEERSGDWKFVSVRPNESIGESIRIEGVENMNEDETLRVLVYLNGFLMAKSNIHIKKKNEIIEYRKGTVFQIMSSKSVPLIHLELEASYFGRRYNINPAITNFLVLQTKNVEFDQQLKEHYSVTLKQLNNVSFKDLLKHFDTILAHYLLLLESVNEATDKKGPSSSLPNIVFSEFVKFLNLMLTHQENSRYWFNRLYKKVMSKELECPNVAPILIKHMTTIFDRSHSSWTRTGTAICRTILYIIVLAIGSSHSDEMPNFSHFFRSLHKFLMLADEPIMADQILLIESIPSMLETMTNHCKVEDLVRFAIGLFECCQEKEMNQKMYSRPLSVREEEYLNTKFNCLLKLINKKVLQNYLTNTESVDKLRLQFLSKTLEWLLTPYTPGDDKCFHVESLRLVNSVFITIIEDYKFDMLQRNLIRLLPYLCKSFVHLRRYCKKARLMRPRRVFTMLFPREIPCNYIPVDSIVNDEVVVEVLLELAIIICEITKIASSRFPSYQSFSEIINLCDKDTLFQSNFYSRQITNENVYTITKTVFLFFKQDWFPGMKWLGVSALLGRSSLILLSLCKDYIIENNSPSPSKESEKRVDMRLWAEYVKVILLVSNHKSASLTKLAITPRKAVYLISGDLKKISAYILNECWDALATGHYNITYAKKYGLGALSDCQFELFVHNQFLIREIFIFAFHRHIDATRICCKILWGLGLNFWRIFGSLQPAVNACIPELFSAYQIGKLRLNDYELERFVSCLFFMMHVPDSDTFFPACMDFLRDLLGFLHIVNEIYKIPNQEEFDDDRTARHIEMFEYLLEANRPELFHKMIYDLFIHFIQKKDFVQAALSLELLAGTYAWDSNDTLEAISFPPLPEQSSFERKEYLLKESARNFSRGQKPEKALAVYKDLIKAYDEINYDLNGLAFVHDQIAGIYTRLQSIDRLVPTYFKVSFMGFGFPKSLRNKSFVFEGLPFEHITSMHDRLLRSYHGSNIVHSQEEVDMLLMNPPMGKYIHVASVEPCLSISDNYNSSDKKSSINNKVRMYIENRDLRTFSNSRRLPGAKGVTDLWVEEYTYHTMNTFPTLMNRSEIVKVTKSKLSPLENAIRSLQVKIQELYGLENMCNKTLKDHGDVNDLFTELSTNITGTISAPVNGGISQYKAFLEPSTSKQFSTDDLGRLTLAFDELVAVLGRCLTLHAELLPSKDLKPSHDLLVRLFEENFAEEIERYSRTLSEANRSRNNMITARIISHKNPNKKASFSGRDHHTSGSNHSQFVLEHSDSFGPNSLLFGKYLTRTLSHSSTTSSLDKSGIVSGTSSTFLAGSQPNTNTDSQHKHDYSHSG